In the genome of Sulfurimonas sp., the window GTTCTAGATAAAGAGGAGATTATACTAAGACAAGAGAATCAAATTGGTCAAAAAGGGGCAGTCTTTACATTAAAGAACCTATCTGTTCGATAAAGTTTAATATGCCTTGATTTTTATATTGGAACGTAAAGTAAATATATTAGCTGTACGTGTTACTCAAAGCCTTAGAAATATTTGAATGCTATAAAAAGCTGAGTTTCACTAACTCTTGCTACAATTACAATAATATTTTAGAATAAAAGCTATAAATAGTGTAATTTATGGAGTTGTAGGATGCAGATAAGAGTTTATTATGAAGATACAGATACAGGTGGTATAGTATACCATTCAAACTATTTAAACTTTTGTGAACGTGCAAGGAGTGAAGTTTTTTTTAGTCGCGGTATGACACCTGAACTTGAAAATGGACATTTCGTAGCTAGAAAGATAGTAGCTGATTATTATAGACCTGCAAAACTTGGAGATGTTTTAGATGTTAAAACAGAACTACTAGAGATGAAAAACGCATCTTTTTCGTTAAAACAAACGGTATATAAAGATGATGTTAAACTTTTTGAACTTGTGATCACGTTAGCCTACATAGATTTTGAAGGACGTGCACAAAAGCTAAACGAGGTAAAAGAATTTTTATTAGAATTATTCTAGTTTTGAAATATACTTTATAAACCTCGTTTTAGATGGTTGCAGTAACTCTATAGGGTACTGCATCTGATTATCAACTACCTTTATTTTGTATTGTCTATCCTGTTTTGTAATTAGGTTAAAAAAGTAATCTATTCCTACAGTAGTAGTATAGTTAA includes:
- a CDS encoding YbgC/FadM family acyl-CoA thioesterase, whose protein sequence is MQIRVYYEDTDTGGIVYHSNYLNFCERARSEVFFSRGMTPELENGHFVARKIVADYYRPAKLGDVLDVKTELLEMKNASFSLKQTVYKDDVKLFELVITLAYIDFEGRAQKLNEVKEFLLELF